GTCTTATCGTCGACGGAAACGTTCTTTTCTTTAAGCATAGCTTGTAGTATGGATGCGAATTCATCCCAATCCACCTTTCCTAAAGGAATACATAGCCTCTGGAGACAGTCCCAAACATATGTTGTATCGATTCCACAGTCCAGTTGTGCTGCGACAGCAGACAGAAATTCTGGCGGTACTTTAGCGCACGCGTCCGACGGCTGCCGCTTAATATATAGCGATGCTACAATACTGCCAAACTGCCACTCAGAACCAGCTAACTTCCATAATGAGTAATTCTTATCCACCTCGTTAAACTCTAAGATATAATAGGGACATTTTTCACAGTTTTCATGCGTTGCACACCTGATCTTGAGATTTCCTGTGATTGTCTCGATTGTTCCTAACTGCAAAGAATACCTATCTTGCACTCTGTGGAGAAATCGCCAGACCTCCTCTATATTTTCGTAACGCCTTAACAAGGTCAACTTTACTCTAGGCATATTTTCGCCTGCATACACATAAAGCTCTTCCATGCTTTTATATTGCCGTCGAGAGCTCTGGGCTAGCGTCCACGCTGCTATTTTCTGTCTCTTACCGTTATATCGGTGTTCTTGTGGTTTGTTACACCGTAGTTAAACATTTGCCACCTTGTTTGTTTGCGTTGTATCTTAAGAAGTGGAGAAGCCGCCCAGGCCAGTGACTACGCACGTGACTTCAATGAGTCAGCATGATCCGCGAGCATGGATCACGTGACAAAGCTCAACGTGCGCGAGGCAGCTCGATGACGAAGGCCGTTGCCAGCTACGATATGCTATCGCAAGGCTCGTGCGAGGCTGAGGTCTACTTACTATTTGTTGGATCTGACCAGCCGACTTTAAGGACCATTCTCGCACTGGCCGGTCGGAAATACCGTCAGGCGTTATTGTCCAAGTAACTGGAGGGCTGGCAACCACGCAACAAATTGCTGCCTTCGAGAATTACGGAATACCACAGGAGTTCATAAGTGAAACCTCTACTGGACCGAACAATGGAGCTCTCTAGGGGACTTTTACATCAGGCCCTCTCGAGCAACACCGGTTTTCGTAAGCGCCCGGCGTTAGCAGTCACGTGGGAATTTTACATATCTTCAGAAGGGTACGCCAAAACAATGAGGTGCGCCTGAACTGCGGCCAAATACGACAGTGCCCCGCTAGAGCTAAAACCCCATATTACGTTGAAGAGGCAAGCAGTATGTTTGTCAAGGACAAAATCGTAAATGACCCACACCTACGATGAGAAGATCTCAACTTGTCAGCAATAAGAATGCGCGAACGCGCGAAAAATGCACAGCTCTTACAAACGGACAAAGGACAATTCGAAAAAAACTTCGGGACATGTCCTCTTTAAGGCAGAAAATCCTGCAATCTGTTTAGTATAAACACCAAAACTCCATAAAAAACAAATTTTAAAGTTCTGGATTGTCCACACCTACACAATTAGTACACAATTAGTACACATCGTTGGCAAAAATGTTTTGAAACCTTCTTTTTCCTAGATCATTTATTCTCGAAGGGAGAATGGGAAGATTTTTGTAACAGACCGTAATTACTGTTTCCACCGTAATTACTGATTGCCAGGAAAAAAATTGCCCCTCCACAAGAGGAGCACGTGACCCTATACCCTGAACATGATGTCATATTGTTCCTTATTCTTGGTTCACTGCTTAGAATAAAGGGCTGGAACATATCACTCCCCTGAATTACCAAATTGTACTATAAGTACATAAGCGTCCTTGCCTGCTAGAGAATGCATTCTTAGGCACAGAAACTTGAGTAGCATTCTCTCGCCCCACTTCCTACTGTGCAGGTTAATATGCGCTCGGACATTTTATCTTGCAGAAGATGTGACAGAGAACATGTTCCATTTTCCTCGACCGCTTTTAGCGCAACGCGAATATTGTCCCCGTACGCGAGTTCACTTGCCAACTGCTCAAGTAAGAACATTCATCATTGAAAGTGCAGGGCAAATTTTATATAAATACAAACGGTTTGGAGTTTCACTTCTCGTCATGGTTATGTGAGCTTAGCTATTCAACCTTTTACATTCATTATACAACTAAACACCATGAAATTTTCTAAGCCCGCTACCTACGGTATTGCCGCCCTGTCGCTAGCATCGACTGTCTCTGCTCGCCAAGAAATCCGTTATGTCTACGCTGAAGTGGACATCGACGGCGAGACGACAACGACAAACATCCGAACCTATGATGCGAATAATATGCCAGACTTCCTACGTCAATTCCCCGGATTCATTGGATTTGGAGATGTCAGAAGGCCCCCCGATGAATCAGAAACCTTTACGTTCTATGAGGAAACGAGCACCCTGTTTCCGGGACCTGTACACACTGGTGACAGGCCTGCCCATGGGTTCCCTGGGAACCATGGAGGTAATGGGAACCATGGAGGCAATTGGAGACCTCACCGGGCCCCTGATCAATTACTTGACCAGTCGCATGGCCAAAATACCACACAACCATGCGATCCATCGCCAGAAACACCCCCATCTCCTCCTCCTCCCATGACTCCTACACCAACGCCTCCACACGATTCACCATCGCCTCCTCCACCATCTCCTCCAACTCCATCACCAAACCCTCCAGTCAACCCTCCAGCTCCAGATCATGCGTTACCAAACCGTCAAAATCCTCCCCCAAGCCCTGAAGCTCCTCCAGTGCCACCTCCAACTCCAGGACCTTCATCTTCCACCAGCAGTTTGGCATCCACTGCCCCTTCACCTCTTCCATCTCATTCTCCAGGCGACGATGACAATGCAACCGGCAGACAATCTAACAGTCTCAGAGACAGAGCCCTCAGAGCACACAACCAAAAGAGAAGATTGCACAGGGATACAGGTGAACTTAGATGGTCTAATGAGTTACAGGAATTTGCTGAAAAGTATGCCGAAGATTATGACTGCAGTGGCAATCTAAAGCACTCTGGTGGTCCATACGGTGAGAACCTCGCAGTTGGATTCCCTACTACTGAAGATGCTATTGAAGCGTGGTATGACGAAATCAAGGATTACGATTTCTCCAAGCCGGATTTCTCGGAGGAAACAGGTCATTTTACTCAAATGTTATGGAGAGGTACTTCCCAAGTTGGATGTGCCGAAAAGCGCTGTAGCCCTCGGGTTGGTACCTACTTGATCTGTAACTATCTCAGCAGAGGTAACGTTCTCGGTCAGTTCGGTGCCAATGTTAACCGTTTGCGCTAAACCGTTTGCGCTAAATTATTCGCTAATTGAAGACATTACTGATCCATATGTAACATTAACTAAACATATATGTTCCAGTTGTAGCAATTAAGTAGATGATGCCACCGTTTTAtagaaaaacaaaaaaaaaaatactaCAGCTGCTGGTTCTCCGACAAAAAATCTGACTTCCTATTCTATCAACCCACATGCCATCAGGTTGATCCTTTTATAGTTTTTTGATATGTCTCTAACTTATTTCTTGGCATGCAACTTAAAACAGCCTTGAAACGCACCAAGCGATGCGTAAAACGTAGCCAAAACCAAGCTAACTAATCGAGACAGAATATATATAATCTGCGACCAGGATGCTTCGTATTACAATTAACCGTAGTTATGTACCAATCTACTAGCTCATCATTGCAATAAAATGCAAAATTTGTCTATAGTGCTCCTATGCCTTTATTGCGCTCTGCGAGCCGCCCTCGCTGAAGAAACCAGCACCGCATACAGAACGTTCACAGTACTAGAAACGAAAACGACGACCTCAGTAGTCTCAATTGAGTCTCCAGATGTGGTTGTAATTTACACTACAATTTTCCAGACCAAAACAACTCCGTACAGAGAATCACCAACGGAAGTGCCTAAGCAATTGAATGCAACGTTTGCAACACAAATTTTAGACGCACACAATGAACTACGAGCCCGCCACTCCGCTCCCAACCTTGTGTGGAGCGACAAGCTTTACCGAAAGGCCCAGAATTACGTAGCTAAACTAAAAACGTGTAATGGAACACTCGTACATTCCAATCTACCGTATGGCGAGAACCTCGCTCTCGGCTACAACACCACTGCGGCAGTCAACGCATGGTATGATGAATACAAAGAATACGATTACAACAACCCTGGATTTTCTAAATCAACCGGCCATTTCACCCAGCTAATATGGGCAAATACAACAACTTTAGGCTGTGCATATATTTTGTGTGGGCCGTACTACGGTCAATACACTATTTGTGAATATGACCCTCCTGGAAATATCCAAGGCGAGTTTAGAGATAATGTTAAAAATTGTAATGAAGTAGTTAAGATTAATTGAGCATTTGCTCACGGTTTTAAGTATcctaataataatatacTAAGGGCTTTCAAGATTTTAGCTTCAACTAActtaaaagaaaaaaataACCTTTTTACTTAAAACAAACCCGTTTACTTTGAGCAAAAGAAGCTTAAGTATACTAAAAGTTCAATATTAATTGGATTCCTGACAAAACTCTAATACTCTAGACTTAATCGGATCGGATTCTTGTTAAGTGGTTTATTCTTTTGTCCCGTTACGTTTTAATCTTGTTTTTATCGATTTGTTTTTGGCTGAACCTCACTTATTAATTTGTTATGGAATTACAAGCGGCTGTTGAAGAGCAACCTTCTGTTGTGATTGACACACCACCTACTACTGCTGAAAGTTCTGAAACTGCTAATGGGGGAACTGGTGCTCCTGGTGAGAAACAAAGTGATGAAAATGATTCTGTTGGAGGGGTAACGGCACCCAAAAGATTGCCAACAAAGGCGGATTTTCCTCCTTTGAGTTCTGTTGTATATGAGACGGCTAAAGTTTCTTGGGGTCCTAACATGAAGAAGCCGGAATCACAGAGTGGTTCAATTTTGTCATCTGTTGCTTCTATCGGCTCTGTTGGTGCCAAACCGTTGCGGTCTAAGGTTATACAGGAGGCTTTTTCACTGGACTTACAATCTCAATTGTCAATCTCTAAGCCGGAATTCTCTAAATTACTAATGAAGATTAAGGAGGAACATAGAGTTTCTATTGAGTCTACATTGTCTAGGAACTCGCGGACGTTTTTGATTTCTGGTGTTCCCACCAAAGTCTACAACGCCAAAAGGGATTTGGTCAAAAAATTGACAGTACCTATCAATACTGTTATCCATGTCCCATCTAAGACCGTTTCAATTATTATTGGTCCTGGAGGAAAAATGATCAACTCGATTACCAGCGAAACCGGCGTTTCGAAAattgatattttaaaaacaCCGGATGAAGATTCCTATGATTCCGACTTGGATGACACTACCATGAGTATTTCTTTGCATGGAGATGTGGCTTCAGTTAATTTGGCCAAGGAAAAGATTATGGCGATAGTCGATGAGGAAATAAAATCCGTCGTTATCAATGTTATTATCGACGATCAGAAATTGATTCCATTCGTTTCCGTTGATGAGTTCGAGGTTTCCAGCGAGGTATCTGTGAAGTTCCAACCCGAACAGTCAAGGATCAATATATCGGGGCCAAGAGAAGAGGTTAAAGTCGCTAAAGTCAAAGCGCAAAACTATCTCAATACCTTATCTAGCACGATTGTTGAGAAGAAAATTCCTATCCCAACTAAATTTCAACCTTTGATAGATGCTGACCAAATAAAACAGAAGTATCATGTTATTGTCATCTTCCCTACTGCTGTGGGAGAGCAAAACGTTACCTTCATTGGTCTTGGTCCAAATGTAGATGAAGCCATTGAATTCGCCAGAAAATCCTCGAAATCTTTTGTTGTGGAGTCACTTGAGATTTCTAAAGCTCACGGTAGGAACATTCCTCATGCTAAGGACTTGGTATTATACTTTACTAAGTACAACCCATTTAGCGATTTGGAAGCTGCTCACAACAACGTCAAGATCGTTTTACCTTCTCCGGAAGAAGTGGTAACCTTGGAACAAGTTAACGTTAACATTATTTCCAAGGCAGAGTTTTCTGAGGACATTAAGGTAGTCCGTAGGAGGATCATTAATATTGTTAACGATTTAACACCAGAGCACTTCCTCTCTATCGATGATTTGGATTATGCGCTATTCCACGTCGATATTAAACGTCTCCTGTCTTGTACGGAAATTCCATTTGTGCAAATGGGTGACTTCTATCCTGGTGATAACAGAATACTTTTGGTTCAGAAGGTTGTTGACGAAGAGTTTAAGCCTACTGCCGAGGAGTTAAGAGCTTCCTTGATTAAGGCTTCTTCTGTTTTGGATACTTTGCGTGCTAAGCAGGAGAAGTTATCCAAGAGCGTTATTTCAATCCCTGCAGAGAAACAAGACCAATACCTACAAGAAGGTACCACAACCTATTCCTTACTAATGGAAGATGTTGGTAGTAAGAGCGGTAACCTCCAAATCAAATTACATAACCCTTCTCCTTCGGAGGTGACTTTGAGAGGAGAGGAAAATGCTGTTGCTGTAGCTTCAAAAATCTTAACGGATATCAGTGAAAATTCCGAACCTGTCAAACTATCCTTTTCTATTCCAAGTTCCACTGCTCCAAAGTTGATTGGCTCCATGGGTTCTAATTTCTCCGAAATTCGTAAGAAGTTTGGCATCAAGATCAATATTCCACAAGATTCAGGTAACAACACCACTGAAGTGGTCGTTTCTGGTTTGCCTTACAACGCCGAGCGTGCCAAGGATTACATTTTAGCAGAGGTTAAGAAATGGGCCGATATTACCAGTAAGGAACTAGTTGTTCCTCAGGAATTCATTGCTCAGTTGGTTGGACCACAGCGTGTTAACTTAACCCGCTTATCGACCAAATACAGTGTTTCTATTCAAATGCCCAAGGACGGTGAAGTCTTTACCATTAGAGGCCCTTCAAAAGGTGTCAACAAGGCTTATAAAGAATTGAAGGCTTTACTAgaatttgaaattgaaaatGGCCAGAAGACTTTTGTTAACGTGCCTTTGGAACATGTTAAACGAGTAATTGGTAAGAATGGTGAAATGATAAAGAGTCTTTCGGCTGAATACGATGTTTTGATGAACTTTGAACAACACAAAGATGGAAAGTCTCAAGAATCTGGTAATGTCAAACTGGAAATCG
The Eremothecium sinecaudum strain ATCC 58844 chromosome II, complete sequence DNA segment above includes these coding regions:
- the FPT1 gene encoding chromatin-associated RNAPIII regulator FPT1 (Syntenic homolog of Ashbya gossypii AAL180C; Syntenic homolog of Saccharomyces cerevisiae YKR011C) codes for the protein MEELYVYAGENMPRVKLTLLRRYENIEEVWRFLHRVQDRYSLQLGTIETITGNLKIRCATHENCEKCPYYILEFNEVDKNYSLWKLAGSEWQFGSIVASLYIKRQPSDACAKVPPEFLSAVAAQLDCGIDTTYVWDCLQRLCIPLGKVDWDEFASILQAMLKEKNVSVDDKTTLKGLVSVAALQAAIKTTKRQLEHDLLEYDARVKTPSTTDELTRNSSPESILPPSNSRSSSVSSLHYTYGLPATQLDTNFKAFFRSMAENFELFDEPNTVVRGRVSKPKKKAAAGRQGNNKIVEASS
- a CDS encoding CAP domain-containing protein (Syntenic homolog of Ashbya gossypii AAL179W; Syntenic homolog of Saccharomyces cerevisiae YJL079C (PRY1)), encoding MKFSKPATYGIAALSLASTVSARQEIRYVYAEVDIDGETTTTNIRTYDANNMPDFLRQFPGFIGFGDVRRPPDESETFTFYEETSTLFPGPVHTGDRPAHGFPGNHGGNGNHGGNWRPHRAPDQLLDQSHGQNTTQPCDPSPETPPSPPPPMTPTPTPPHDSPSPPPPSPPTPSPNPPVNPPAPDHALPNRQNPPPSPEAPPVPPPTPGPSSSTSSLASTAPSPLPSHSPGDDDNATGRQSNSLRDRALRAHNQKRRLHRDTGELRWSNELQEFAEKYAEDYDCSGNLKHSGGPYGENLAVGFPTTEDAIEAWYDEIKDYDFSKPDFSEETGHFTQMLWRGTSQVGCAEKRCSPRVGTYLICNYLSRGNVLGQFGANVNRLR
- the PRY1 gene encoding sterol-binding protein (Syntenic homolog of Ashbya gossypii AAL178W; Syntenic homolog of Saccharomyces cerevisiae YJL079C (PRY1) and YKR013W (PRY2); Tandem gene duplication in Ashbya gossypii); translated protein: MQNLSIVLLCLYCALRAALAEETSTAYRTFTVLETKTTTSVVSIESPDVVVIYTTIFQTKTTPYRESPTEVPKQLNATFATQILDAHNELRARHSAPNLVWSDKLYRKAQNYVAKLKTCNGTLVHSNLPYGENLALGYNTTAAVNAWYDEYKEYDYNNPGFSKSTGHFTQLIWANTTTLGCAYILCGPYYGQYTICEYDPPGNIQGEFRDNVKNCNEVVKIN
- the SCP160 gene encoding Scp160p (Syntenic homolog of Ashbya gossypii AAL177W; Syntenic homolog of Saccharomyces cerevisiae YJL080C (SCP160)), giving the protein MELQAAVEEQPSVVIDTPPTTAESSETANGGTGAPGEKQSDENDSVGGVTAPKRLPTKADFPPLSSVVYETAKVSWGPNMKKPESQSGSILSSVASIGSVGAKPLRSKVIQEAFSLDLQSQLSISKPEFSKLLMKIKEEHRVSIESTLSRNSRTFLISGVPTKVYNAKRDLVKKLTVPINTVIHVPSKTVSIIIGPGGKMINSITSETGVSKIDILKTPDEDSYDSDLDDTTMSISLHGDVASVNLAKEKIMAIVDEEIKSVVINVIIDDQKLIPFVSVDEFEVSSEVSVKFQPEQSRINISGPREEVKVAKVKAQNYLNTLSSTIVEKKIPIPTKFQPLIDADQIKQKYHVIVIFPTAVGEQNVTFIGLGPNVDEAIEFARKSSKSFVVESLEISKAHGRNIPHAKDLVLYFTKYNPFSDLEAAHNNVKIVLPSPEEVVTLEQVNVNIISKAEFSEDIKVVRRRIINIVNDLTPEHFLSIDDLDYALFHVDIKRLLSCTEIPFVQMGDFYPGDNRILLVQKVVDEEFKPTAEELRASLIKASSVLDTLRAKQEKLSKSVISIPAEKQDQYLQEGTTTYSLLMEDVGSKSGNLQIKLHNPSPSEVTLRGEENAVAVASKILTDISENSEPVKLSFSIPSSTAPKLIGSMGSNFSEIRKKFGIKINIPQDSGNNTTEVVVSGLPYNAERAKDYILAEVKKWADITSKELVVPQEFIAQLVGPQRVNLTRLSTKYSVSIQMPKDGEVFTIRGPSKGVNKAYKELKALLEFEIENGQKTFVNVPLEHVKRVIGKNGEMIKSLSAEYDVLMNFEQHKDGKSQESGNVKLEIVGSEKSIKQAAKRVEAFVAEAADMVTKTVSIDQKYHKDLKGRGLANLKDIISKAGGDNLRFKNINFPMPDSDDKTSVIVSGPSNFVEKAIKLMNSMVSDLKESIVKEVDIPKDRHGSLIGTGGAVRKRLEAIHNVRLVFPEKDENLPIKIYGKPKAIAECEKEIFNEIIRKGFDKEIPVPVEYHEFVSKCASLINKLGAAYHVIVKYPSATREVSDLTRIQHKVPREKVVGATGEGYKFTVEEYPYPALSGKTIPWRLSYQELDLSDILGEDKTKKTETSKEKSLDAAVSLIKERIDIASKSTYVGYLWCEQQKNTNKAFPVAWGAVKQIGEATTTQIIIPDKSDQDKSTIYIRGTKDAVEQAGKMIISELKN